One Flavobacteriales bacterium genomic region harbors:
- a CDS encoding lytic transglycosylase domain-containing protein codes for MEDQKKKRSSRLRQIAYLSVIFTCSIVTASTLVWSVNTDPEKNNDNNYREHVAENYKIYSLATPEGLDFAGERVPLEDVDIRERLDKELTINTYWHSATIFMIKRAHRWFPVMEKILKEEGVPEDFKYIAAIESNFDNVVSPAGASGYWQFLKSTGQSYGLEVNGFVDERYDVEKATRAACKYFKDAYKILGNWTLVAASYNMGTGGVKGKLTEQGVSNYYDLYLNSETHRYVFRVLAAKEIFRNPEFYGFNIRPKDLYEPYETQNVEVDSTINSINEWAHQQNTNLKIIKLLNPWLRDNSLPNKSHKKYSIKVPKNDFALKPVAP; via the coding sequence ATGGAGGATCAAAAAAAGAAACGAAGCAGCAGGCTTAGACAAATTGCCTATTTGTCGGTGATATTCACATGCAGCATTGTTACGGCAAGCACGCTGGTTTGGTCGGTAAATACCGATCCGGAGAAAAACAACGATAACAATTACCGGGAACATGTAGCCGAGAATTATAAAATCTATTCCCTCGCTACACCGGAAGGTCTCGACTTTGCCGGCGAGCGGGTTCCTTTGGAAGATGTGGATATTCGCGAACGTCTGGATAAAGAATTAACCATCAATACCTATTGGCATTCGGCCACCATTTTTATGATTAAGCGTGCACATCGCTGGTTTCCGGTGATGGAGAAAATTCTCAAAGAAGAAGGTGTTCCCGAAGATTTTAAATACATCGCAGCCATTGAAAGTAATTTCGATAATGTGGTGTCCCCCGCAGGAGCTTCCGGCTATTGGCAATTTTTGAAATCTACCGGACAAAGTTATGGTCTGGAAGTAAACGGGTTTGTAGATGAACGATACGATGTAGAAAAAGCGACAAGAGCTGCCTGCAAATATTTTAAAGATGCGTATAAAATATTGGGGAATTGGACCCTTGTTGCTGCCAGCTATAACATGGGCACCGGCGGGGTGAAAGGAAAACTTACGGAGCAAGGCGTTAGTAATTATTACGACCTCTACCTGAATTCTGAAACTCATCGCTATGTATTTCGTGTATTGGCTGCGAAAGAAATATTCCGTAACCCGGAGTTTTACGGATTCAATATTCGCCCGAAAGACCTCTACGAACCATACGAAACGCAAAATGTTGAGGTGGACAGCACCATTAACAGCATTAACGAATGGGCGCATCAACAAAATACAAACCTTAAAATTATCAAGTTGCTCAACCCTTGGCTGAGAGATAACTCACTTCCGAACAAATCGCATAAAAAATATTCGATAAAAGTTCCAAAAAATGATTTTGCTCTTAAACCGGTAGCACCTTAA
- a CDS encoding undecaprenyl/decaprenyl-phosphate alpha-N-acetylglucosaminyl 1-phosphate transferase, with amino-acid sequence MPDKESLFWIYSAYYFFIVGFTILVNGILLKFSRSLGIRDASTTVIRWSAVSKPALGGITFFLAFLITISTFSIFFPGALVFHNKPVLGLISICIIAFMMGLADDAYNTKPLLKLFVQIACGVILYFTENYIKITPWEWLNIFLTLLWVVGIMNSINMLDNMDGITTVVSIGIILMFMTSQVFTGSAGDFDLVILLAVMASLIGFLFHNWHPSKMFMGDTGSQFLGAFLAYYGIRYFWNGLDHSAVPVQAKQFTLVLIGFMVPFIDTTIVVINRIARGQSPMVGGKDHTTHHLSYLGFSDAQVAFIFIALNSISLLFVFIIIRIIDDWSHLFTLLFWSYFLIVFLIMFLITRKNGNHGGSKKETKQQA; translated from the coding sequence GAAGTTTTCCAGAAGTTTAGGAATCCGCGATGCTTCCACCACCGTCATCCGCTGGAGCGCGGTGAGTAAACCTGCGCTTGGAGGTATTACCTTCTTTCTTGCCTTTCTGATTACCATTTCCACCTTTTCAATATTCTTTCCGGGAGCCCTGGTTTTTCACAACAAACCGGTGCTTGGTCTCATTAGCATTTGCATTATAGCATTTATGATGGGATTGGCAGATGATGCCTACAATACAAAACCACTTTTAAAATTATTCGTGCAAATCGCTTGTGGAGTTATTTTATATTTCACGGAGAACTACATTAAAATCACACCATGGGAATGGCTTAATATTTTCCTTACCCTCTTATGGGTGGTAGGAATTATGAACTCCATCAATATGCTGGATAATATGGATGGAATTACTACAGTGGTTTCCATCGGGATCATTTTAATGTTTATGACCAGTCAGGTATTTACCGGCAGCGCAGGCGATTTCGATTTGGTAATTCTTCTTGCCGTGATGGCTTCTTTGATTGGATTTTTGTTTCACAATTGGCATCCTTCCAAAATGTTTATGGGTGATACCGGAAGTCAGTTTCTCGGCGCATTTTTGGCTTACTATGGAATCCGCTATTTTTGGAATGGACTCGATCATAGTGCTGTTCCAGTACAGGCCAAGCAATTCACGCTGGTGCTGATTGGTTTTATGGTTCCTTTTATCGACACCACCATTGTGGTGATTAATCGAATTGCGCGCGGACAGTCACCGATGGTCGGTGGAAAAGATCATACCACTCATCATTTGTCGTATCTCGGTTTCAGTGATGCACAAGTGGCCTTCATTTTTATCGCGCTTAATTCCATTTCGCTGCTTTTTGTTTTTATAATCATACGAATAATCGACGACTGGTCACATTTATTCACTCTCCTTTTCTGGTCTTATTTTTTAATCGTATTTTTAATCATGTTCTTAATCACGAGAAAAAATGGCAACCATGGAGGATCAAAAAAAGAAACGAAGCAGCAGGCTTAG